AAACGTCATACGATCCTTTCCAGCAAATCTGTGATGCACCGCGTGTGCGTCCAGTCACCAATTTAGCCCATCTCGCCACGACTTGGATCGCGAACCGACCGATGAAAATTGTTTTGCAACGCAGCGGACAAGCCAGCGTTTCAGTGGACGGAGAAATCGTTGGCCAAATCGACCGCGGATTGGTGGCATTGATCGGGATTGGACACGACGACACGGAAGCGACCGCAGCCGCACTGGCTGACAAAACCGCTGGGCTTCGGATCTTTTCCGACGAAAACGGAAAGATGAACCGAAATGTGATCGATGCCGGTGGGAATGTTCTCGCGATCAGCCAATTCACGCTGCTGGCCGATTGCCGAAAAGGACGCCGGCCCGCGTTCACCGACGCCGCGCCTCCCGAGCGAGCCAAAGAGCTCTACGAGCATTTCGTCAGCGAGCTTCGCAAAACGGGACTGTCGGTCCCATGCGGCATCTTCGCTGCCGACATGGCCGTTTCGCTGACCAACGACGGACCGGTCACGATCATCTTGGAACTCTGAGAAAGAGCCAGCGAAAACCGACCGGCGGATCACCGGGCGGCTCGCGCCGCTCAATGCGGAAGCGTTTCGGGACCGTCGCTTAGCGTCGGGGCAGGGCAGTGGGCCAATTCGGGCGAGCAACCTGTTGTCCCATTCCCGACTGAATCGCTCCCGGCGGAACAGCTCCCGGCTGCGGTTGAGAAGGCTGAGACGGCCAACCAAAGTTCGAAGGCGATTCTTGCGGCGAAGTCATCCGCGGCTGCCACTGCGGCGGCTCACGAGATTCCCACGGCGCAAACAATGACGGATTGGTGTAGTCCGGATTGATCTCGTCCTGACTCGGAACGGCGTAGCGATCTCGATCCATTCGCACACGCTGACGCAAGCGATCCAAGATTTCGTGATCGCCCCAAGCCAAGTAAATGAACAGCCCGAGTTGGCCCCAGACAAAAATGTTGGCCAGCGGACTGCTGCCGAAAAATTTCAGTGCCGTCCCAAAGGATTTCTTCACTCGCATCGAGCCGCGGCTGAAATCCAACGACCAGATCTCGTCCAAGATCAAATGGGTCAAGAATCCAACCAACACCGCACAGGATTTGTAGACGCGGACGGCTTCGCTAGCGCAAGGCATGGCCATGTAGGCGATCAGCCCCGCGACCAACGCCGCTGGAATGCTATGCCACATCCCTCGGTGAACCGTGA
The nucleotide sequence above comes from Rhodopirellula bahusiensis. Encoded proteins:
- the dtd gene encoding D-aminoacyl-tRNA deacylase, with the translated sequence MKIVLQRSGQASVSVDGEIVGQIDRGLVALIGIGHDDTEATAAALADKTAGLRIFSDENGKMNRNVIDAGGNVLAISQFTLLADCRKGRRPAFTDAAPPERAKELYEHFVSELRKTGLSVPCGIFAADMAVSLTNDGPVTIILEL
- a CDS encoding metal-dependent hydrolase is translated as MRDRPAPPSRFGGGCCLGNSVGPPFPIRALLSVRVSLAGFKTHISTSTVVGCAYGYWGVVDQGMSLESSLLAGGLCSVSGMLPDLDSDSGVPLRETSLFLAAVVPMLMIDRWRDLGLSHEAMALAAMIVYIAIRFVAVEGFRKFTVHRGMWHSIPAALVAGLIAYMAMPCASEAVRVYKSCAVLVGFLTHLILDEIWSLDFSRGSMRVKKSFGTALKFFGSSPLANIFVWGQLGLFIYLAWGDHEILDRLRQRVRMDRDRYAVPSQDEINPDYTNPSLFAPWESREPPQWQPRMTSPQESPSNFGWPSQPSQPQPGAVPPGAIQSGMGQQVARPNWPTALPRR